The window AGAACTTTAACTTTTCTTCTCCAAGAATATCTAGCTTAGTGTATATTTGAATTTTTCCGCATCTATCATGAACATCTGAGAATCCTGCTTTACCATGAACTCTTTTAGACATAATTCTTCCAGCAACCTTAACAATCTTGCCTTCTAATTCATCAAAGTTTTCCTTAACTTCACTTGATGTATGTGTTCTGTCGTACTTCGTAATGTGAAATGGATCTTCTCCCTTTGCCTGAAGTTCTTCTAGCTTTTGTAGTCTTTGCTTCATATATTGATTGTATTCTTCTTCAAGCTTATTTAAATCCAATGAATTTAATTCTTCATTTGACATTCCCTTTACCTCCAAATTTAGCGTCTTTTAATCTCTAGTACCTCGTATGTTATGCTTCCGTCTGGTATTTGGATTTCTACTACATCTCCAACCTTTGCACCTACAAGTCCTCTACCTATAGGAGCTTCGTTTGAAATCTTCATTTCCATTGGATCAGCTTCTGCTGAACCTACTATAGTAATTTCAAGTTCATCTCCAAATTCTTTATCTAGAACCTTAACTGCTGCACCAACTGAAACAACATCTGTTTTAATATCGTCGTCATCAATTATTTTAGCATTTTTCAGCATGTTTTCAAGTGTAGCAATTCTACCTTCTGTGAAAGCCTGCTCATTTTTAGCTTCATCGTATTCTGAGTTTTCACTAAGGTCTCCATAAGAAACTGCTACTTTTATCTTTTCAGTAACTTCTTTTCTCTTTACTGTTTTTAGATATTCAAGTTCACTTTCTATCTTTTTTACACCTTCGTAGGTTAAAACTACTTGCTTGTTTTCGCTCATGGTTATCTCCCCTTTAATGTTCAAAGTATTTGGCTCCTTTGAAAGGACAAAATTTATGTAAGGTGCCATTTAATATCTTACCCTCAATATATGAGGGAATTACTTATCATAGAAATAAAAATCACCTATTATTCTTGAAATTAAGAATAAACAGGCTCAATTTACTTAGCTATTATATGTTAATGAGGGTAATAAGCCGCCTTGCTTATCACCCCTTTTTCATTACGTCATATTATAAAACTCATACTGCATATTGTCAATATGTTTGCACCTTGCTTATTTTACAAAATTATACTTTTTCTATAATCAAGAAGAAAGCTTTCCATCTCCTCTTTAGATGTCATCTTATTTACTGCATCTCGAACAGCTGCAGCATCCTTCATACCTTTTATATACCAAGCAATATGTTTTCTCATTTCTATAACCCCTGTATGGCCTTTAAACTCCTCTGCAAGGCTTAAATGGTATAGTGCTGTATCTATTTTATCTCTCCCTGGTACATCATCTATTATTTCACCTGTTTTAAGGTAGTGTACTACTCTTTTAAATATAAATGGATTTCCCATTGCTGCTCTTCCAATCATAATACCATCACAACCGGTATATTCAATTAACTTCTTAGCGCTTTCAGGAGATTTTACATCACCGTTACCAATTAAAGGTACACTTATAGCTTCTTTAACCTTTTTTATGATATCCCAATCTGCTACCCCTTCATACATTTGAGCTCTTGTTCTCCCATGTATAGTAATAGCACTTGCCCCTGCAGCTTCTAGCATCTTAGCAAATTCTACAGCATTAATTAAGGAATCATCCCATCCCTTTCTTATTTTTACAGTTACAGGTTTCTTAGCCTTTTCAACAACCTTTTTAACAACTTTCTCTGCTGTCTTTGGATCCTTCATTAAAGCTGATCCATCACAATTTTTTACTATTTTAGGTGCAGGACATCCCATGTTTATATCTATAATAGATACTTTTTCATTATCTCCTATAGTTTCAGCCATGAATCCCATTATATCAGGATCTGATCCAAATATCTGAACAGCTGTTGCTCCTTCCCGTGGGTCTATATCAAGCATAAGTCCTGTTCTTTTACTTCCATAGTACATTCCCTTAGAACTTATCATTTCAGTATAAACCATTCCACAGTCTTGGCTTTTGCATATTATTCTATATGACTTATCTGTTACACCTGCCATAGGTGCTAAAAATACATTATTATCTGGTACAAAATTTCCTATTTTCATGCTTATCACCTTATTTATTTTTTTCGTATATTACTCTTAACCCTTCCAATGTTAGATTTGAATTAAACTCATTTATTGTTTTACTATGTGGAAGAATAAGCTTTGATAGCCCACCTGTTGATACAACAAATATATCATCTTCTCCAAGTGACATCATTTCTTTTTTCATATTATCAACTATATAATCAACACTTCCAACATATCCATATACAATTCCTGCTTGCATACTTTGAACTGTATTTTTACATATTATATTAGAAGGCGATGTAAGTTCTACTCTTGGAAGCTTAGCTGCCTTTGAAAATAATGCATCTGAAGATATTTTTATTCCAGGAGTTATAGCTCCTCCATAGTAGTTTCCATTTTTCCCTACAGCACAAAATGTTGTTGCAGTTCCAAAGTCTACAATAATAAGAGATTTTTTATAGATTTCAATTGCTCCTACTGCATTAACTATTCTGTCTGCCCCAACCTCTTTGGGATTGTCGTATTTTATGTTAATACCTGTTTTAACTCCTGGTCCTACAACGATTGGCTCTACATTAAAATATCTTCTTATCCCTCTCTCTAGGGAATACATTATATTAGGTACTACTGATGATACTATCACAGCTTCAATGTCCTTGTAGTTAATTCCTGACCTTTCAAATAAATTAATTATCATAACTCCATATTCATCTGCTGTTCGCTCTTCAGTAGTCGATAATCTCCAGTGTGTTAACAAGGTTTCCCCTTTATACACTCCAATTACAACATTAGTATTTCCAACATCAAATACAAGTAACATAGTATTCCCTCTCTGCTTAAAAATTTATATAAATAATTAGTATTCTAAGGTAAGTATGAATTACATCCTCTTATAGATATATCTCCTCCAACTATACTTTGAAGATTTCCATCTTCATCCTCAACAACTAAATATCCTTCACTATCTATATCAACTACCTTACCATTAAATGTTTTAAATGGGTTTGATATTAAAACATCCTTACCTATAAGTGCTGAGTATTTTTTTAGTTCACCTATAAAAGGTGCTATGCCATCTTCCTTAAAAACCTTATAGTTTTTTTCAAATTCATTTAATATATTTGAAACTATAATTTTTCTTTCTATATGTTTTGAAAGCTCAACTTTAAGTGATGTAGCCTTATGACTTATCTCATCTGGAATCTCAGCTTGATTTACGTTAATCCCGATTCCAACTATTATATAGTTTAAGCTATCTATTTCTCCATCCATCTCGGTAAGTATTCCACATACCTTTTTACCATTTAGTATTATATCATTAGGCCATTTTATACTAAATTTCAGATCTGTGGATAAATGAAGCCCCGCTGCAACTGATAAAGCTACAACCTGGGTAATTCCTGGAGCCATAAATGGTGGAATTTCTGGCCTTAAAAGTATAGACATAGCTATGGCTTCCCCTTTACTACTAACCCAGTTTCTTTGTAGTCTCCCTCTTCCCTTTGTTTGAAAACTTGAAAGTACTACAAGCCCTTCCTTAGCTCCCTTTTTAGCAAGAAGAGTCGCCTCATCATTAGTTGAGCCTATTTCTTCATAATATACAATTTCTCTACCTATATAATTAGTATTAAGAAGTGGCGCTATTTCCCCTTCAGTTAATATATCTGGACTTTCAAGTAATCTATAGCCTTTTTTAGATGAGGACTCTATATTATAACCTAATTCCTTAAGTTTTTTTATATTTTTCCATATAGCTGTCCTTGAAACCCCAAGCTCTCGGCTCATATCCTCACCTGATACATAGTTCATTGACTCTTTAAGATATTCTAACACTATATTCTTCATATATTTCACCTTTTTCAAAGAAATTACAACATAATAATACCCTAGATTATAGGGATTCTTTTATTATATATTGTTTAAGGATTATTTTCAAAAATATATCCTAAATAGATTTTTAAAAAGGCTCTATACCATAAGATATAGAGCCTTAAAACTAATTAGTTTTCAGATTTATTATTGTTTATTTGTGAATCATTTTTTTCATTAGAATCATCAGATTCATTAAGATTTGAAACTTGTTTATCCTCTTCATTCTTAACTTCTCCTGAATTATCTTCTGTTAAGTTTTCATCACTTTCTTCTATAGACTTTTTAGCTTCTTCAGCCTTTCTAGCCTCTGCAGCTTCCTTCTCAGCTTTTTTAGCAGCTGCTTGTTCAGCTTCCTTTTTCTTGATATCCTCAACAGTTTGACCGTTAAAAATAGCTTCAAATTCGTCAGCTTCAAGCTTTTCTCTCTCAAGTAAAGCCTCTGAAACTCTATGAAGAGTATCTATATTTTCACGAAGAAGTTTTTCAGCTGTTTCATAGCCTTCAAGTACAAAGCCTTTAATCTCAGCATCTACTGCTGAAGCTACCTCTTCACTATAATTTCTTGATTTATTAAAATCTCTTCCCATAAATACTTCGCCATGTTCTTCACCAAACTCAATTGGTCCTAAAACATCACTCATACCGTATTTTGTTACCATTTGTCTTGCAATTTGAGTTGCTCTATGAATATCATTACTTGCTCCTGTACTTATATCATCAAGAACAATTTTTTCAGCAACTCTTCCTCCAAGTAGCCCAGCTATTTGATCCTTAAGATCTCCCTTAGTAGCATAATTTCTGTCTTCCTGTGGAAGTGATAAAGTGTATCCTCCAGCTCTTCCTCTTGGAATTATGCTAATTTCATGAACTGGGTCACAATTAGGTAAAAGTCTCATTACTATACCATGACCTGCTTCGTGATATGCAGTAAGCTTTCTTTCCTTCTCACTCATAACTCTACTCTTCTTTTCGGGTCCTGCTATAACTCTAGTAATAGCCTCTTCTAATTCTCTCATACCAATTTTTTTCTTATTTTTTCTAACTGATAGAAGAGCTGCCTCATTCATTAGATTTTCAAGATCAGCCCCAGTAAATCCCGGTGTTCTCCTAGCAAGAACAGCAAGGTCAACCTTACTTGATAATGGTTTGTTTCTAGAATGAACTTTTAGAATTTCTTCTCTTCCCTTAACATCAGGAGCATTAACAGTAACTTGTCTGTCGAATCTACCTGGTCTAAGTAGCGCTGGATCAAGTATATCTGGTCTGTTAGTTGCAGCAATCATAATGATTCCTTCATTAACTCCAAATCCATCCATCTCTACAAGAAGCTGATTAAGAGTTTGTTCTCTTTCATCATGTCCTCCGCCAAGACCTGCTCCTCTTTGTCTACCAACGGCGTCAATTTCATCTATAAATATTATACATGGGGCATTTTTCTTAGCGTTTTCGAATAAATCTCTAACTCTAGATGCTCCAACCCCAACAAACATCTCAACAAAATCTGAACCACTTATACTAAAGAAAGGAACTCCTGCTTCCCCTGCAACTGCCTTTGCAAGTAAAGTCTTTCCTGTCCCTGGAGGACCAACAAGTAGTACTCCCTTTGGTATTCTAGCACCAAGTTCTATGTATTTTTTAGGTTGCTTTAAGAAATCTACTATTTCTTGAAGTTCTACCTTCTCCTCATCTGCTCCGGCAACGTCATTAAAAGTTACTTTCTTCTTATCACCTGTAGCAAGTTTTGCCCTGCTTTTACCGAAGTTCATAACTCCCTTTCCACCGCCACCTTGTGATTGCTGCATAAAGAAAAACAAGAATCCTATCATCATTACAATAAGTAATAAGTTAGGTAGAAGTGATAACCATATTGGGTATTTCGTTGGTGCTATAAATTCTACACTTATTTTCTCATTATGTGTTCTATTGTAATCTGTCATAAGCTTTTGGAATTCTGTAGGTGACCCTAAAGTTACCATAAACTTAGTTCCGTTTTTAAGCTGTCCTGTTGCCTGTAAGTCCTCAAGACTTACAACTAATTTGCTAACCTCACCTTTATCAAGCTTCGTTACCAATGTAGAATAAACTAATTTTTCTTTCTTTGGAGCTGCGTTTGAATATAAAGTTACAGCTATAACTAAGGCAGTAATAATAAAAAACCAGGCCATTAAGCTTTTAAATAAGGACTTCTTCATTCTGGCCCCCCTTTCTAATTATAAGCCATACTATTTAGTAGGCTATTGCTTTATAGCTTTACCTATTATTATATCACAAAGTAGGATTATCATTCCACAAATAAGAAATTTTTCTGTTAATTACTTATCTGAGTATACTTCTTCTTTAGGTACACCTATATAAGGAAGTTGTCTAAATCTATCCGCATAGTCAATTCCATAACCTACTATAAAATAATCAGGTATTACAAATCCAGTATAGTCAGACTTTATATCAGCATTTCTTCTTTCTGGTTTGTCTAATAAGCAACATACCTTTAATGTTTTTGGCTTTCTTCCTTTTAAGTACTCACATAGGTATTTAAGTGTCGTACCTGTATCTATTATATCTTCTATAATAAGCACGTCTTTTCCTTCTATATCATAGTTAAGATCTTTAAGAATTCTAACAACACCTGATGATTTTGTTGAGTGTCCATAGCTTGAAACAGCCATAAAGTCAATTTCAACCTCTACATCCATTTCTCTTATTATATCTGATAGAAATACAACTGATCCCTTAAGTATCCCTATACAAAGAACTTTTTTCCCCTCGTAATCCTTTGAGATTTGCTTAGCAAGTTCTCTAACCTTTTCTTTAATTTGATCCTCAGTATATAGTACCTCTTTAATTAAATTATCCATTACTTGCACTCCTTAACTTTTACTTTAAGTATTTTATTTGTTGAATTATCTATTTTATATGATTTAGATTCTTTTATAAATGGTATAACAAGAACTTCGCTACCTACTGCAATAATAGGAATTGAATCTCGAACTTCTCTTTGAATCTTCATATCAATAAATATATCCTTCAATTTTTTCTTTCCATTTAGGCCCTTTAAGTACATATAGTCACCATTTTGTCTTAGACGCACTACTACTTCACCACTAATCTTATCTAAATCAAAATACTTTGTAGTAGAATCCGCTAAGTCCATTTCCTCTCTATTAATTATAGAAGAATCTATAGAGTAACCATTAATAATTATTCTTCCTTTCAAAATGTTATGACTTATAAAGTCAACTTCTTTTGATTTTTTTTCCTCAAGTATAATATTAAAGACTCCATAATTAATTCTTAAAACTAATCCCTTTTTAATATCTAGTTTCTTTCCAGATTCTCCTTTATTAATTAGATTTATGATTAGATCTATATGCTTTGACTCTATCCCCTTAAGACTTTTAAATGTAGATTCAATAATGCACCTTAAAACTCTTCTTTTCATTGCTATATGCAGTTTATTAAATTCTTCTAAGCTATATCCATTTTCTCTTTTTATATTCTTAACCATTTCTCTAGCTAAGGAAGTTATCATATCTTCTTCGTCTCTTGCTATGTGAGAATTAGCATGTAAATTCTCTAAAATATTCTTATTAAAGTTTTCTTTTATATATGGAATAACCTTAAGTCTTATTTTATTTCTCGTATATATTTCCTCTAAATTAGTACTATCTATAACTGGATTTAAATTATTATCTATGCAGTACTTCTCTATTTCTTCTCTCCTGCAATTTATAATAGGTCTTATAATATTTTCACGAACTGGAGATATACCTCCCATTCCAGATATAGAAGTTCCTCTTAGGATTCTCATAATAATAGTTTCAGCGTTATCATTTAAATTGTGAGCTAGGGCTATTTTCCCTCCTCCAATCGAATCTAAAATATCATTAAAAAATTCATAGCGAACCTTTCGCCCTGCCTCTTCAGATGATATTTTATTTTTCTTAGCTAAGGAATTTACATCTACCCTTAGAAGATGAAAGGTAATGTTATTTTCCCTACTGAATAACCTTGAAAACTCCTCATCACGAGTTGCTTCTTCTCCCCTTATCATATGATTAACATGAGCCGCATGGATTGATAAATTATATTCATCCTTTAAGCTTAATAATATATGAAGTAGACTTAGTGAATCTGGTCCACCTGAAAATCCAACTACTATATTATCGCCATGGCTTATCATATTGTTAATTTCTATAGTATTCTTTACCTTACATAACATTTTTATCACCACTTATTCCTTTAGTAGTTACATTATTATAATAGAGTTTTTCACGTAAAAACTCAATATATAATTTAACAAATTAAAAAACACAGAGATATTACGTATTATACCTTAATATCTCTGTGTTTTATTTCGCTATATTACCTTCCAAACCTTACTTACTATAACAGTCATATCATCTGCGTCATATTCATTAACGTAGGATTTGGCTTTCTTTAGAATATAATCAGCTACATCCTTTGGATTCCCACTATCATATTCTGATAAAGCCTTGGTAACCCAATCATTTTTCATATCCTCCTTAGCATCAGAAACCCCATCTGAAACCATAATTATCATATCTCCATTTCTAACTTCTAAAATGTTTGTTTCAAAATCAACATTGTCTAAAATTCCAACAGGTATACTTGAACTTTTTAAAACTTCAACTCCTCTTGATGTTTTAATATATGTAGGCGCTGCCCCTATTTTTACAAACTCACCTATTCCGTTATATAAGTCTAAAATAGCCATATCTATTGTTGCAAATCTTTCATCACTATCACCAAGTATTAATACTGAGTTTATTGCCTTTATAGCAGTATCTCTATCAAAACCCGCCTCCATAAATTTTTCCAGAAGTGAAATTGTCGCTTTACTTTCATTAGATGCTATAGCTCCACTTCCCATTCCGTCACTAAGTCCTACAAGATACCTTCCACTTCCTATATCCCCAAATGTATAACTATCTCCTGAAACCTCATCTCTAGATAATTTTGCAATTGCTGTTTTAACAGTGTATTTTTCCTCTTCAACTAATTTTATTTGATGTATATTATTATCTACCATTGCCCCTGAAAGATTAGATGTACATAATCTTCTATCTAAAACTTTACTGATAACCGAGGTATAGTTACAAACATTAACATCATTTCCATCATTTGCATCTATATAAACTATTACCTCAAAACGTCCCTTTTGGCTTTTAACTGCAAAAACCTCACTAAACTTTAGACCCTCTGACCTTAATGCATCCTCAATATCTATTTCCTTTTCATTTTTAATCTCTATTACATTAGTTGCTTCTTCAACCATAGTATTTACTACAGAGGATACACCCCTTATTTGTTCCGCTAGTACCATACGAGAATTCGCAAGCTTATTTCTCCACCTACTGTTTATTCTAAAAACCTCAAATACATTATTTGTTTGTCTTGTTAGCT of the Clostridium cylindrosporum DSM 605 genome contains:
- the greA gene encoding transcription elongation factor GreA, whose product is MSENKQVVLTYEGVKKIESELEYLKTVKRKEVTEKIKVAVSYGDLSENSEYDEAKNEQAFTEGRIATLENMLKNAKIIDDDDIKTDVVSVGAAVKVLDKEFGDELEITIVGSAEADPMEMKISNEAPIGRGLVGAKVGDVVEIQIPDGSITYEVLEIKRR
- the dusB gene encoding tRNA dihydrouridine synthase DusB; the encoded protein is MKIGNFVPDNNVFLAPMAGVTDKSYRIICKSQDCGMVYTEMISSKGMYYGSKRTGLMLDIDPREGATAVQIFGSDPDIMGFMAETIGDNEKVSIIDINMGCPAPKIVKNCDGSALMKDPKTAEKVVKKVVEKAKKPVTVKIRKGWDDSLINAVEFAKMLEAAGASAITIHGRTRAQMYEGVADWDIIKKVKEAISVPLIGNGDVKSPESAKKLIEYTGCDGIMIGRAAMGNPFIFKRVVHYLKTGEIIDDVPGRDKIDTALYHLSLAEEFKGHTGVIEMRKHIAWYIKGMKDAAAVRDAVNKMTSKEEMESFLLDYRKSIIL
- a CDS encoding type III pantothenate kinase, translating into MLLVFDVGNTNVVIGVYKGETLLTHWRLSTTEERTADEYGVMIINLFERSGINYKDIEAVIVSSVVPNIMYSLERGIRRYFNVEPIVVGPGVKTGINIKYDNPKEVGADRIVNAVGAIEIYKKSLIIVDFGTATTFCAVGKNGNYYGGAITPGIKISSDALFSKAAKLPRVELTSPSNIICKNTVQSMQAGIVYGYVGSVDYIVDNMKKEMMSLGEDDIFVVSTGGLSKLILPHSKTINEFNSNLTLEGLRVIYEKNK
- a CDS encoding biotin--[acetyl-CoA-carboxylase] ligase, with product MKNIVLEYLKESMNYVSGEDMSRELGVSRTAIWKNIKKLKELGYNIESSSKKGYRLLESPDILTEGEIAPLLNTNYIGREIVYYEEIGSTNDEATLLAKKGAKEGLVVLSSFQTKGRGRLQRNWVSSKGEAIAMSILLRPEIPPFMAPGITQVVALSVAAGLHLSTDLKFSIKWPNDIILNGKKVCGILTEMDGEIDSLNYIIVGIGINVNQAEIPDEISHKATSLKVELSKHIERKIIVSNILNEFEKNYKVFKEDGIAPFIGELKKYSALIGKDVLISNPFKTFNGKVVDIDSEGYLVVEDEDGNLQSIVGGDISIRGCNSYLP
- the ftsH gene encoding ATP-dependent zinc metalloprotease FtsH, encoding MKKSLFKSLMAWFFIITALVIAVTLYSNAAPKKEKLVYSTLVTKLDKGEVSKLVVSLEDLQATGQLKNGTKFMVTLGSPTEFQKLMTDYNRTHNEKISVEFIAPTKYPIWLSLLPNLLLIVMMIGFLFFFMQQSQGGGGKGVMNFGKSRAKLATGDKKKVTFNDVAGADEEKVELQEIVDFLKQPKKYIELGARIPKGVLLVGPPGTGKTLLAKAVAGEAGVPFFSISGSDFVEMFVGVGASRVRDLFENAKKNAPCIIFIDEIDAVGRQRGAGLGGGHDEREQTLNQLLVEMDGFGVNEGIIMIAATNRPDILDPALLRPGRFDRQVTVNAPDVKGREEILKVHSRNKPLSSKVDLAVLARRTPGFTGADLENLMNEAALLSVRKNKKKIGMRELEEAITRVIAGPEKKSRVMSEKERKLTAYHEAGHGIVMRLLPNCDPVHEISIIPRGRAGGYTLSLPQEDRNYATKGDLKDQIAGLLGGRVAEKIVLDDISTGASNDIHRATQIARQMVTKYGMSDVLGPIEFGEEHGEVFMGRDFNKSRNYSEEVASAVDAEIKGFVLEGYETAEKLLRENIDTLHRVSEALLEREKLEADEFEAIFNGQTVEDIKKKEAEQAAAKKAEKEAAEARKAEEAKKSIEESDENLTEDNSGEVKNEEDKQVSNLNESDDSNEKNDSQINNNKSEN
- the hpt gene encoding hypoxanthine phosphoribosyltransferase; protein product: MDNLIKEVLYTEDQIKEKVRELAKQISKDYEGKKVLCIGILKGSVVFLSDIIREMDVEVEIDFMAVSSYGHSTKSSGVVRILKDLNYDIEGKDVLIIEDIIDTGTTLKYLCEYLKGRKPKTLKVCCLLDKPERRNADIKSDYTGFVIPDYFIVGYGIDYADRFRQLPYIGVPKEEVYSDK
- the tilS gene encoding tRNA lysidine(34) synthetase TilS, with the translated sequence MLCKVKNTIEINNMISHGDNIVVGFSGGPDSLSLLHILLSLKDEYNLSIHAAHVNHMIRGEEATRDEEFSRLFSRENNITFHLLRVDVNSLAKKNKISSEEAGRKVRYEFFNDILDSIGGGKIALAHNLNDNAETIIMRILRGTSISGMGGISPVRENIIRPIINCRREEIEKYCIDNNLNPVIDSTNLEEIYTRNKIRLKVIPYIKENFNKNILENLHANSHIARDEEDMITSLAREMVKNIKRENGYSLEEFNKLHIAMKRRVLRCIIESTFKSLKGIESKHIDLIINLINKGESGKKLDIKKGLVLRINYGVFNIILEEKKSKEVDFISHNILKGRIIINGYSIDSSIINREEMDLADSTTKYFDLDKISGEVVVRLRQNGDYMYLKGLNGKKKLKDIFIDMKIQREVRDSIPIIAVGSEVLVIPFIKESKSYKIDNSTNKILKVKVKECK